One genomic region from Listeria monocytogenes encodes:
- a CDS encoding DNA-directed RNA polymerase subunit alpha, with protein MIEIEKPKIETIEISDDAKYGKFVVEPLERGYGTTLGNSLRRILLSSLPGAAVTSIQIDGALHEFSVIEGVVEDVTTMILNIKKLALKIYSDEEKTLEIDMQGPGVVTAADINYDSDVEILNPDLHIATLSDNAKFHVRLNATRGRGYTPADQNKRENMPIGVLPVDSIFSPVIRVNYQVENTRVGQSTNYDKLTFDVLTDGSISPEEAVSLGAKILSEHLSIFVNLTDEAQKAEIMIEKEESHKEKVLEMTIEELDLSVRSYNCLKRAGINTVQELADKSEDDMMKVRNLGRKSLEEVKVKLADLGLSLRNEN; from the coding sequence ATGATCGAAATTGAAAAGCCAAAAATCGAGACGATTGAGATCAGCGATGATGCCAAGTATGGAAAGTTTGTTGTAGAGCCACTTGAGCGTGGATATGGTACAACTTTGGGTAACTCCTTACGTCGTATTCTATTATCTTCTCTTCCAGGTGCAGCAGTAACCTCTATCCAAATTGATGGAGCTTTACATGAGTTTTCTGTAATTGAAGGTGTAGTAGAAGATGTAACAACCATGATTTTAAATATTAAAAAACTTGCGCTAAAAATCTATTCTGATGAAGAAAAAACATTAGAAATTGATATGCAAGGTCCTGGTGTAGTAACTGCAGCTGACATTAATTATGACAGCGACGTTGAGATTTTAAATCCCGACTTACACATTGCTACATTAAGTGATAATGCTAAATTTCATGTGCGTTTAAATGCGACTCGTGGTCGTGGTTACACACCTGCTGATCAAAATAAACGCGAAAATATGCCAATTGGTGTACTTCCAGTCGATTCAATTTTTTCACCGGTTATCCGTGTGAACTATCAAGTGGAAAATACACGTGTTGGACAATCAACTAATTATGATAAGCTTACGTTTGATGTGTTAACTGACGGAAGTATCAGCCCAGAAGAAGCAGTTTCACTTGGAGCTAAAATTCTTTCTGAGCATTTAAGTATCTTCGTTAACTTAACAGATGAAGCACAAAAAGCTGAAATTATGATTGAAAAAGAAGAAAGCCATAAAGAGAAAGTGCTTGAAATGACTATTGAAGAATTAGACTTGTCTGTTCGTTCATATAATTGTTTGAAACGCGCTGGAATCAATACAGTACAGGAACTTGCTGACAAATCCGAAGACGATATGATGAAAGTCCGTAACTTGGGCCGTAAATCGCTTGAGGAAGTTAAAGTAAAACTGGCTGACCTTGGCTTATCTCTAAGAAACGAAAACTGA
- the rpsK gene encoding 30S ribosomal protein S11, producing MARKTNTRKRRVKKNIESGIAHIRSTFNNTIVMITDTHGNALAWSSAGSLGFKGSRKSTPFAAQMAAESAAKSAQEHGLKTLEVTVKGPGSGREAAIRALQAAGLEVTAIKDVTPVPHNGCRPPKRRRV from the coding sequence ATGGCTCGTAAAACAAATACTCGTAAACGCCGTGTGAAAAAGAATATCGAATCTGGTATTGCACACATCCGTTCTACATTTAATAATACGATCGTAATGATTACTGACACACATGGTAATGCTTTAGCTTGGTCAAGTGCAGGTTCCCTAGGATTTAAAGGTTCTCGTAAATCTACTCCTTTCGCAGCGCAAATGGCAGCTGAAAGTGCAGCAAAATCAGCACAAGAACATGGTTTGAAAACATTAGAAGTAACTGTTAAAGGTCCTGGTTCAGGTCGTGAAGCGGCTATCCGTGCACTACAAGCAGCTGGTCTTGAAGTAACAGCTATTAAAGATGTAACTCCAGTTCCACATAACGGATGTCGTCCTCCAAAACGTCGTCGCGTATAA
- the rpsM gene encoding 30S ribosomal protein S13: MARIAGVDVPREKRIVISLTYIYGIGKQTAKEVLAEAGVSEDTRTRDLTEEELGKIREILDRIKVEGDLRREVNLNIKRLIEIGSYRGMRHRRGLPVRGQNTKNNARTRKGPSKTVAGKKK; encoded by the coding sequence ATGGCACGTATTGCAGGTGTGGACGTTCCACGTGAAAAACGTATTGTTATTTCCCTGACTTACATTTATGGTATCGGTAAACAAACAGCTAAAGAAGTTCTTGCTGAAGCTGGCGTTTCTGAAGATACTCGTACTCGTGATTTAACTGAAGAAGAGCTAGGTAAAATCCGTGAAATCTTAGACCGTATTAAAGTTGAAGGTGACCTTCGTCGTGAAGTAAACTTAAACATTAAACGTCTAATCGAAATCGGTTCTTACCGTGGCATGCGTCACCGTCGTGGACTTCCAGTTCGCGGACAAAATACAAAAAATAATGCCCGTACTCGTAAAGGCCCGTCCAAAACAGTAGCAGGCAAAAAGAAATAA
- the rpmJ gene encoding 50S ribosomal protein L36, whose protein sequence is MKVRPSVKPMCEKCKVIRRKGKVMVICENPKHKQKQG, encoded by the coding sequence ATGAAAGTAAGACCATCAGTGAAACCTATGTGCGAAAAATGTAAAGTTATTCGTCGTAAAGGTAAAGTAATGGTAATTTGTGAAAATCCAAAACATAAACAAAAACAAGGATAA
- the infA gene encoding translation initiation factor IF-1 — MAKEDVIEVEGVVQETLPNAMFNVELENGHKVLATVSGKIRMHYIRILPGDKVTVELSPYDLTRGRITYRFK; from the coding sequence ATGGCAAAGGAAGATGTTATTGAAGTAGAAGGCGTAGTACAAGAAACTCTACCAAACGCGATGTTCAATGTTGAACTCGAAAATGGTCATAAAGTACTGGCAACTGTTTCTGGTAAAATCCGTATGCATTACATTCGTATTTTACCCGGAGATAAAGTGACAGTAGAGCTTTCTCCATACGACCTGACACGCGGAAGAATTACTTATCGTTTCAAATAA
- a CDS encoding adenylate kinase, which translates to MKLVLMGLPGAGKGTQAEQIVEKYNIPHISTGDMFRAAMKNNTELGRKAKSFMDNGDLVPDEVTNGIVRERLSEDDAKDGFLLDGFPRTVEQAQELENILSDLGTELDAVINIDVEKDVLMKRLTGRWICRTCGKTYHEIYNPPKVPGKCDLDGGELYQRDDDKKETVEKRLNVNMKQTKPLLDFYSEKGKLHNINGEQEIKDVFVDVEKILASF; encoded by the coding sequence TTGAAATTAGTATTAATGGGACTGCCCGGCGCCGGAAAAGGCACACAAGCGGAACAGATTGTTGAGAAATACAACATTCCTCATATTTCCACTGGAGATATGTTCCGAGCAGCTATGAAAAATAATACGGAATTAGGACGCAAGGCTAAATCGTTCATGGATAATGGCGACCTTGTACCTGACGAAGTAACAAATGGTATCGTTCGTGAACGTTTAAGCGAAGATGATGCTAAGGATGGTTTCTTGCTTGACGGTTTTCCACGTACTGTGGAACAAGCGCAAGAATTAGAAAACATTCTAAGTGATTTAGGGACAGAACTTGATGCTGTCATTAACATTGATGTTGAAAAAGATGTTTTGATGAAACGTCTTACCGGTCGCTGGATTTGCCGAACTTGCGGTAAAACTTACCACGAAATTTACAACCCACCGAAAGTACCTGGGAAATGTGATTTAGATGGTGGAGAACTTTACCAACGCGATGACGACAAGAAAGAAACGGTTGAAAAACGACTAAATGTAAATATGAAACAGACCAAGCCGCTTCTAGATTTTTATTCTGAAAAGGGTAAACTTCATAACATAAACGGCGAGCAAGAAATTAAAGACGTTTTTGTAGATGTGGAAAAAATTCTTGCTTCTTTTTGA
- the secY gene encoding preprotein translocase subunit SecY, with protein sequence MFQTLVNFFKVADIRKKILFTLAMLVIFRIGTFVPVPGVNAAALQSSMDGGILGFLNTFNGGALKNFSIFAMGVMPYITSSIIVQLLQMDVVPKLTEWSKQGEMGRKKLNQLTRYMTIGLGLVEAFGMAYGFNRMSSAGLVIEPSIGRYAIIAIVLTTGTMFLMWLGEQITVKGVGNGVSIIIFAGIVARIPDGVRQLYVSQIENAGDQLFLHVLTLVGVGVAILAIVVAVIFFQQALRKIPIQYSKRVAGAKQSGAQATHLPLKLNSAGVIPVIFASAFIITPQTILTFFDQSNDVVKVLKDVFDYTKPIGMILYVALIVAFTYFYAFIQVNPEKVADNLKKQGGYIPSKRPGRETQAYLTSVLYRLTFVGAIFLSAVAILPTIGTTVFSLPQSLAVGGTSLLIVIGVALDTTKQLEGQLVKRNYRGFIK encoded by the coding sequence ATGTTTCAAACGTTAGTTAACTTCTTCAAAGTAGCAGACATCCGTAAAAAAATACTATTTACATTAGCAATGCTAGTTATTTTCCGTATTGGTACATTCGTGCCAGTACCGGGAGTTAACGCAGCAGCTTTACAATCTAGTATGGATGGCGGTATTTTGGGGTTCTTAAATACATTTAATGGTGGGGCTTTAAAAAACTTCTCAATTTTTGCCATGGGTGTAATGCCTTACATTACATCTTCCATTATTGTTCAGTTACTTCAAATGGACGTTGTTCCTAAATTGACTGAGTGGTCGAAGCAAGGGGAAATGGGTCGTAAAAAACTCAATCAACTTACTAGATACATGACAATCGGACTTGGTTTAGTGGAAGCTTTCGGTATGGCATACGGATTTAACCGCATGTCTTCAGCTGGCTTAGTAATTGAACCTTCCATTGGTAGATATGCAATTATCGCTATTGTATTGACTACTGGTACAATGTTCTTAATGTGGTTAGGTGAACAGATCACTGTTAAAGGCGTTGGTAATGGTGTTTCCATCATTATCTTTGCAGGTATCGTTGCTCGTATTCCTGATGGAGTTCGTCAATTATATGTTTCGCAAATTGAAAACGCTGGTGATCAACTTTTCCTACATGTTCTGACATTAGTTGGTGTAGGGGTTGCGATTTTAGCTATTGTTGTAGCTGTAATCTTCTTCCAACAAGCATTACGTAAAATTCCAATTCAATACTCTAAACGTGTAGCAGGAGCAAAACAATCGGGCGCGCAAGCAACGCACTTGCCGTTAAAACTTAACTCTGCCGGAGTTATCCCTGTTATCTTTGCAAGTGCATTTATTATTACACCACAAACTATCCTTACTTTCTTTGATCAAAGTAACGATGTTGTAAAAGTATTGAAAGACGTGTTTGATTACACAAAACCAATTGGTATGATTTTATATGTTGCACTAATTGTTGCTTTCACTTATTTCTATGCTTTCATTCAAGTGAACCCTGAGAAAGTTGCAGACAACTTGAAAAAGCAAGGTGGGTATATTCCTAGTAAACGTCCTGGTCGGGAAACACAAGCTTATCTTACATCGGTACTTTACCGTCTAACATTTGTTGGTGCAATTTTCCTTTCAGCGGTTGCTATACTTCCAACTATCGGTACTACTGTGTTTAGTTTACCGCAGTCACTTGCCGTTGGTGGTACAAGCCTACTAATTGTTATCGGGGTAGCATTAGATACTACGAAACAACTCGAAGGACAACTTGTAAAAAGGAACTATCGGGGATTTATCAAATAA
- the rplO gene encoding 50S ribosomal protein L15: MKLHELKPSEGSRKERNRVGRGTGSGNGKTSGRGHKGQKARSGGGVRLGFEGGQLPLFRRIPKRGFTNINRKEFAIVNLDVLNRFEDGTEVTPELLVETGIIRNEKSGIKILSNGNIEKKLTVKANKFSAAAKEAIEAAGGKTEVI; this comes from the coding sequence ATGAAACTACATGAACTTAAGCCTTCAGAAGGTTCTCGTAAAGAACGTAATCGTGTTGGTCGTGGAACAGGCTCTGGTAACGGCAAAACTTCAGGACGCGGTCATAAAGGACAAAAAGCTCGTTCTGGTGGTGGCGTACGTTTAGGTTTTGAAGGTGGACAACTTCCACTTTTCCGTCGTATTCCAAAACGTGGATTCACAAATATCAACCGTAAAGAATTTGCTATCGTGAACTTAGATGTTTTAAACCGCTTTGAAGATGGTACAGAAGTAACACCAGAACTTTTAGTTGAAACTGGAATTATTCGTAATGAAAAATCCGGAATCAAGATTTTATCTAATGGAAATATCGAGAAAAAACTTACTGTGAAAGCGAACAAATTCTCTGCAGCTGCGAAAGAAGCAATTGAAGCAGCTGGCGGAAAAACTGAGGTGATCTAA
- the rpmD gene encoding 50S ribosomal protein L30 translates to MAKLEITLKRSLIGRPQPQRKTVQALGLGKTNSVVVKEDNPAIRGMITKVSHLVDVKEV, encoded by the coding sequence ATGGCGAAGTTAGAAATTACTCTAAAACGTAGCTTAATCGGACGCCCTCAACCACAACGCAAAACTGTTCAAGCATTAGGTCTTGGTAAAACAAATTCTGTAGTGGTTAAAGAAGATAATCCTGCAATTCGTGGGATGATCACTAAAGTAAGTCATTTAGTGGACGTCAAAGAAGTTTAA
- the rpsE gene encoding 30S ribosomal protein S5, whose translation MPEQIDGNKLDLEERVVTINRVAKVVKGGRRFRFTALVVVGDKNGHVGFGTGKAQEVPDAIRKAVEDAKKNMVLVPTVDTTIPHTVVGHFGGGEILLKPASAGSGVTAGGPVRAVLELAGVADVSSKSLGSNTPINMVRATIDGIKQLKNAEDVAKLRGKTVEELLG comes from the coding sequence ATGCCTGAGCAAATTGATGGAAACAAATTAGATTTAGAAGAACGCGTTGTTACAATCAACCGTGTTGCTAAAGTAGTTAAAGGTGGACGTCGTTTCCGTTTCACAGCACTTGTTGTTGTTGGAGACAAAAATGGTCATGTTGGTTTCGGTACTGGTAAAGCGCAAGAAGTTCCAGATGCTATCCGTAAAGCTGTTGAGGATGCTAAAAAGAACATGGTGCTTGTACCAACTGTAGACACAACTATTCCACACACTGTAGTCGGACATTTTGGTGGCGGAGAAATTCTTCTTAAACCTGCTAGTGCCGGTTCTGGTGTAACTGCTGGTGGTCCCGTTCGTGCGGTCCTAGAACTTGCTGGTGTTGCTGATGTATCTTCCAAATCGCTTGGATCTAATACACCAATTAACATGGTACGTGCTACAATCGACGGAATTAAACAACTGAAAAACGCTGAAGATGTTGCGAAACTTCGTGGCAAAACAGTAGAAGAATTGTTAGGATAA
- the rplR gene encoding 50S ribosomal protein L18, producing the protein MITKIDKNKVRKKRHARVRSKISGTESRPRLNVFRSNKNIYAQIIDDVNGVTLASASNLDKDFGSAESKVDAASKVGELVAKRASEKGITSVTFDRGGYLYHGRVKALAEAARENGLEF; encoded by the coding sequence GTGATTACCAAAATCGACAAAAATAAAGTACGTAAAAAAAGACATGCTCGTGTTCGTTCTAAGATTTCTGGAACTGAAAGTCGTCCACGTTTAAACGTATTCCGTTCAAACAAAAACATTTATGCTCAAATTATTGATGATGTAAATGGTGTGACACTTGCAAGTGCGTCTAATTTAGATAAAGATTTCGGTTCTGCTGAATCCAAAGTTGATGCAGCAAGCAAAGTTGGCGAACTAGTTGCTAAACGTGCTTCCGAAAAAGGTATTACTTCTGTCACTTTTGACCGTGGAGGATACTTATATCATGGCCGCGTGAAAGCTCTTGCTGAAGCAGCTCGCGAAAATGGACTAGAATTTTAA
- the rplF gene encoding 50S ribosomal protein L6, with protein sequence MSRIGKKTIVIPAGVTVTLNGSTATVKGPKGELVKEFNPEITIKIEGNEINVSRPTDNKNHRALHGTTRAILNNMVVGVSEGYEKKLELIGVGYRAQKQGDKLVLNVGYSHPVEFVAPKGVDIEVPANTQVIVKGYNKEHVGELAANIRAVRPPEPYKGKGIRYEGEHVRRKEGKTGK encoded by the coding sequence ATGTCCCGTATAGGTAAAAAAACTATTGTGATTCCTGCAGGTGTAACAGTTACACTTAATGGATCAACAGCAACAGTTAAAGGTCCTAAAGGTGAACTTGTAAAAGAGTTCAACCCAGAAATTACTATTAAAATCGAAGGCAACGAAATTAACGTTTCTCGCCCGACTGATAATAAAAACCACCGTGCACTTCATGGTACAACTCGTGCTATTCTTAATAACATGGTTGTCGGAGTTTCCGAGGGTTATGAAAAGAAATTAGAACTTATCGGTGTTGGTTACCGTGCGCAAAAACAAGGCGATAAGCTTGTTCTTAACGTAGGGTACTCTCATCCAGTAGAGTTTGTTGCTCCTAAAGGCGTAGATATTGAAGTTCCTGCAAACACACAAGTGATTGTTAAAGGATACAACAAGGAACACGTTGGCGAGTTAGCTGCAAACATTCGTGCCGTACGTCCACCAGAGCCATATAAAGGTAAAGGTATTCGTTACGAAGGCGAACATGTACGCCGTAAAGAAGGTAAAACTGGTAAATAA
- the rpsH gene encoding 30S ribosomal protein S8: MVMTDPIADFLTRIRNANMVKHDKLELPASKIKKEIAEILKREGFIRDVEYIEDDNAGTIRVFLKYGATGERVITGLKRISKPGLRVYAKSTEVPKVLNGLGIAIVSTSQGVLTDKEARAKQVGGEVLAYVW, from the coding sequence ATGGTGATGACAGATCCAATTGCAGATTTTCTAACTCGCATTCGTAATGCAAACATGGTTAAACATGATAAATTAGAACTGCCTGCATCCAAAATCAAAAAAGAAATTGCTGAAATATTGAAGCGTGAAGGTTTTATCCGTGACGTTGAGTATATTGAAGATGACAATGCTGGAACAATCCGTGTTTTCTTAAAATATGGAGCGACTGGCGAACGTGTAATCACTGGTTTGAAACGTATTAGTAAGCCAGGTTTGCGTGTATATGCAAAATCAACTGAGGTGCCTAAAGTACTTAACGGTCTAGGTATCGCAATCGTGTCTACTTCCCAAGGTGTTTTAACCGACAAAGAAGCCCGTGCTAAACAAGTCGGCGGAGAAGTACTAGCATACGTTTGGTAA
- a CDS encoding type Z 30S ribosomal protein S14 yields MAKKSMIAKQKRTPKYAVQAYTRCERCGRPHSVIRKFKLCRICFRELAYKGQIPGVKKASW; encoded by the coding sequence GTGGCTAAGAAATCCATGATCGCGAAGCAAAAACGTACACCTAAATACGCTGTTCAAGCATATACTCGTTGTGAACGTTGTGGTCGTCCACATTCCGTTATTCGCAAATTTAAATTATGCCGTATTTGTTTCCGTGAACTTGCCTATAAAGGTCAAATTCCCGGCGTGAAAAAAGCAAGCTGGTAA
- the rplE gene encoding 50S ribosomal protein L5, with product MNRLKDQYLKEIVPALMSKFNYDSVMEVPKIDKIVINTGVGDATANAKVLDSAVEELALITGQKPVITKAKNSIAGFRLREGMPIGAKVTLRGERMYDFLDKLVTVSLPRVRDFRGVSKKAFDGRGNYTLGVREQLIFPEIDYDQVSKVRGMDVVIVTTAKSDEESHELLTQLGMPFQK from the coding sequence ATGAATCGCCTTAAAGATCAATATCTTAAGGAAATTGTTCCTGCTTTAATGAGCAAATTCAATTATGACTCCGTAATGGAGGTTCCAAAAATAGATAAAATCGTAATCAACACTGGTGTTGGTGACGCTACAGCAAATGCGAAAGTTTTAGACAGTGCAGTTGAGGAGTTAGCTCTTATCACTGGTCAAAAACCTGTAATCACAAAAGCAAAAAATTCTATCGCTGGTTTCCGTCTTCGTGAAGGAATGCCAATCGGTGCTAAAGTAACTTTGCGTGGTGAACGCATGTATGATTTCTTAGATAAATTAGTTACTGTTTCACTTCCACGTGTTCGTGATTTCCGTGGCGTATCGAAAAAAGCTTTCGATGGCCGTGGTAACTATACGTTGGGTGTTAGAGAGCAACTTATTTTCCCTGAAATTGATTACGATCAAGTATCAAAAGTACGCGGTATGGACGTAGTAATCGTTACAACTGCCAAAAGTGATGAAGAATCTCATGAGTTACTAACTCAACTTGGGATGCCATTTCAAAAGTAA
- the rplX gene encoding 50S ribosomal protein L24, whose translation MHVKKGDKVKVITGKDKGKSGKVLAAFPKKDRVLIEGINMVKKHTKPSNVNPQGGILNVEAPIHVSNVMLLDPKTGEPTRVGYEVKGDKKVRVAKKSGEVIDK comes from the coding sequence ATGCATGTCAAAAAAGGTGATAAAGTAAAAGTTATTACTGGTAAAGATAAAGGCAAATCCGGCAAAGTGCTCGCAGCATTTCCGAAAAAGGATCGCGTACTTATCGAAGGAATCAATATGGTTAAAAAACATACAAAACCTTCCAACGTCAACCCGCAAGGCGGAATCTTGAATGTTGAAGCACCAATCCACGTTTCAAACGTAATGCTACTTGACCCTAAAACAGGCGAACCTACTCGTGTAGGATACGAAGTTAAAGGCGACAAGAAAGTACGCGTAGCAAAAAAATCCGGTGAAGTAATAGATAAATAA
- the rplN gene encoding 50S ribosomal protein L14, protein MIQQESRMKVADNSGAREVLTIKVLGGSGRKTANIGDVVVCTVKQATPGGVVKKGEVVKAVIVRTKSGARRQDGSYIKFDENACVIIRDDKSPRGTRIFGPVARELRENNFMKIVSLAPEVL, encoded by the coding sequence ATGATTCAACAAGAAAGTCGTATGAAAGTGGCTGATAACTCTGGTGCTCGTGAAGTTTTAACTATTAAAGTACTAGGTGGATCAGGACGCAAAACTGCTAACATTGGCGATGTTGTCGTGTGTACCGTTAAACAAGCAACACCAGGCGGCGTTGTCAAAAAAGGTGAAGTTGTTAAAGCAGTAATCGTTCGTACTAAGAGTGGAGCACGTCGTCAAGACGGTTCTTACATCAAGTTTGATGAAAATGCATGTGTCATTATCCGTGACGATAAAAGTCCTCGTGGAACACGTATTTTTGGACCTGTTGCTCGCGAACTTCGTGAAAACAACTTTATGAAGATCGTTTCTTTAGCTCCAGAAGTTCTTTAA
- the rpsQ gene encoding 30S ribosomal protein S17 — MADRNQRKVYTGRVVSDKMDKTITVVVETYKKHGLYGKRVKYSKKFKAHDENNIAKTGDVVRISETRPLSATKHFRLLEVVEEAVII, encoded by the coding sequence ATGGCTGACCGTAACCAACGTAAAGTTTATACTGGTCGTGTTGTATCCGATAAAATGGATAAAACAATTACCGTGGTTGTTGAAACGTACAAGAAACATGGTTTGTACGGTAAACGCGTGAAGTATTCTAAAAAATTCAAAGCGCATGATGAAAATAACATTGCAAAAACTGGCGATGTAGTTCGTATTTCCGAAACTCGTCCATTGTCTGCAACTAAACATTTCCGTTTACTAGAAGTTGTAGAAGAAGCAGTAATTATCTAA
- the rpmC gene encoding 50S ribosomal protein L29 produces the protein MKANDIRDLSTTEIQDQEKALKEELFNLRFQLATGQLENTARIREVRKAIARMKTIVRERELA, from the coding sequence ATGAAAGCTAATGATATCCGTGATTTATCCACTACCGAAATCCAAGATCAAGAAAAAGCTTTGAAAGAAGAGCTCTTCAACCTGCGCTTTCAATTAGCTACTGGTCAATTAGAAAACACCGCACGTATTCGTGAGGTTCGTAAAGCAATTGCCCGTATGAAAACAATCGTTCGAGAAAGAGAACTTGCTTAA
- the rplP gene encoding 50S ribosomal protein L16, which translates to MLVPKRVKYRREFRGNMRGRAKGGTEVAFGEYGLQAVEASWITNRQIEAARIAMTRYMKRGGKVWIKIFPHKSYTSKPIGVRMGKGKGAPEGWVSPVKRGKIMFEIAGVPEDVAREALRLAAHKLPVKTKIVKREEIGGEANES; encoded by the coding sequence ATGTTAGTTCCTAAACGTGTAAAATACCGTCGTGAATTCCGCGGAAACATGCGTGGACGCGCGAAAGGCGGAACTGAAGTTGCATTTGGTGAATATGGTCTTCAAGCAGTTGAAGCTTCTTGGATTACAAACCGTCAAATCGAAGCAGCTCGTATCGCAATGACTCGTTACATGAAACGTGGCGGTAAAGTTTGGATTAAAATTTTCCCTCATAAATCTTACACTTCTAAACCAATCGGGGTTCGGATGGGTAAAGGTAAAGGTGCTCCGGAAGGTTGGGTAAGCCCAGTCAAACGTGGCAAAATTATGTTTGAAATCGCAGGTGTTCCTGAAGATGTAGCGCGTGAAGCATTACGTCTAGCAGCACACAAACTGCCGGTCAAAACTAAGATCGTTAAACGTGAAGAAATTGGTGGTGAAGCAAATGAAAGCTAA
- the rpsC gene encoding 30S ribosomal protein S3 has protein sequence MGQKVHPIGMRIGVIRDWDSKWYAEKDYADFLHEDLRIRDYVAKRLSDASVSRVEIERAANRVNITIHTAKPGMVIGKGGSEVEALRKNLNELTQKRVHINIVEIKRADLDAKLVAENIARQLEGRVSFRRAQKQAIQRTMRAGAKGIKTQVSGRLGGADIARAEHYSEGTVPLHTLRADIDYAWEEADTTYGKLGVKVWIYRGEVLPTKKNNVEGGK, from the coding sequence GTGGGTCAAAAAGTACATCCAATAGGTATGCGTATCGGTGTCATCCGTGATTGGGACTCCAAATGGTACGCGGAAAAAGATTATGCGGACTTCTTACATGAAGATTTACGCATCCGTGATTACGTTGCAAAACGTCTATCTGACGCTTCTGTTTCTCGTGTAGAAATCGAACGTGCAGCTAACCGTGTGAATATCACTATTCATACTGCAAAACCTGGTATGGTTATCGGTAAAGGTGGTTCTGAAGTTGAAGCATTACGCAAAAACTTAAACGAACTTACTCAAAAACGTGTTCATATCAACATCGTAGAAATCAAACGTGCTGACCTAGACGCAAAATTGGTTGCTGAAAACATCGCTCGTCAATTGGAAGGTCGTGTATCTTTCCGTCGTGCGCAAAAACAAGCTATCCAACGTACTATGCGTGCTGGAGCAAAAGGTATCAAAACTCAAGTATCTGGTCGTCTTGGCGGAGCGGATATCGCTCGTGCTGAACACTATAGCGAAGGAACAGTACCTCTTCATACATTGCGTGCCGACATCGACTACGCATGGGAAGAAGCTGACACAACTTATGGTAAACTAGGCGTTAAAGTCTGGATCTACCGCGGTGAAGTCCTTCCTACGAAGAAAAACAATGTGGAAGGAGGAAAATAA
- the rplV gene encoding 50S ribosomal protein L22, with product MASEVTSAKAVAKTVRIAPRKARIVIDLIRGKQVGEAIAILKYTPRSASPIIEKVLKSAIANAEHNYDLDINNLVVEEAFVDEGPTLKRFRPRAQGRASAINKRTSHITVVVSEVKEG from the coding sequence ATGGCAAGTGAAGTTACAAGCGCAAAAGCCGTTGCCAAAACGGTTCGTATTGCTCCTCGCAAAGCTAGAATCGTCATTGATTTAATTCGAGGCAAGCAAGTTGGCGAAGCAATTGCAATCTTGAAGTATACTCCAAGATCGGCTTCCCCAATTATTGAAAAAGTATTAAAATCTGCTATTGCTAACGCAGAGCATAACTATGATTTAGACATTAACAACCTTGTAGTAGAGGAAGCATTTGTTGACGAAGGTCCAACACTTAAACGTTTCCGTCCACGTGCACAAGGTCGTGCAAGTGCAATCAACAAACGTACTAGCCACATTACAGTTGTGGTATCTGAAGTGAAGGAGGGATAA